DNA sequence from the Kiloniellales bacterium genome:
CGTTCGGCGAGGCCGCGGAGGAGTTGGAGGCGCGCAGCTTCACCTATCTGCCCATAGAGACCTTCTGCCCGCCCCTGGCCGGGCTGTTTTCCTTGAGGCCCGTCCTGGGGGTCCGCTCGGCGGCCAACAGCTTCGCGCGCGAGCTCAATCCGCTGGGGGCGCCGTTTCAGTTGCAGGGCGTGTTCCATCCGACCTACCTGCCGCTTCACCAGGAGACCGCGCGGCTTCTGGAACAGCCCCGCGCCGCGATCTTCAAGGGCGGCGGGGGCGAGGTGCAGCGCAATCCCGAGAAGCCCTGCAGGGTGGCGACGCTTTCGGACGGCGACGCCGGCAAGGAGACCTGGGCGGCCTCGACGCCCGCCGCCCGCCATCCCTGGCGCGACGAGACCTTGGATCCGGCCACCGTGGTAGCGCTGTGGCGCGGCGAGCGCGCGGCGCCGGGGCCCGAGGCCGCGGTCATCGGAACCGCCGCGATCGCCTTGAAGCTGCTCGGCCGCGCCGAGAGCCGGGAGCAGGCCGAGGCGCAGGCGACGGAGCTGTGGCACGCGCGTCCGAAGCTGAAGTACGGAAGTTAGCCGTCTGCCAGGAAGCTTCCGGGCCCTTGACCACGGTCATACTTCGACAAGCTCAGTATGAGGCTCAATTCTTGAAACGCCTCTCCCTCACCCGCGCTTAGCGCCGGGCTTCGCCCCCTGTCGAAGGGTGACGGTGCCGGTTTACAACCCTTTAAGCGGTCTGCTGGGCGACATCAGCCTCTTTCTCCAGCACCTGATCGAGGATGAGCTGCGGCATCTCCGGCGCGATGCCGATCGGACCCGCGTAGGCCGCATCGTGCCCGGCCCTCTCCAGGATACGGGGGACGTCGCTCTCGCCGTGAGACCCGCGGTCGGCGAAAAGCCCGACCACCACGGTGTGCGGCGATTCTGTTCGGGTGAGCACCGATTCCAGGCTCGGCGGCTGGTCCAGGAAGGCGGTGCCGACCGCCGCGAAGTCCCTGCGCCGGGCTATGGCCTGGGCGTGCCGCCAGGCGGTGCCGCCCGAGTTGGCGTTGCGCCTCGTGCCGTGGCCCATGACGATGAGGCTCGTTTCACGCGGCGGCCAGCCCCTGTCGCGGCAGCAGCGCAGAGCGCTCGCCGACAGGACCTCCGAGATCCGCGGGTGCGTGCCGACGGGCCGGCAGACGCGGGTGCGCTCTGGGCTCTCCGGCTCGTCGCCCATGATCCGTCCGAGGATCTTCTGCGCCGTATAGCCCTCGGCCATGAGGAACGGCACCAGGAAGATGCGGGGCGCGCGCATGTCCTGGATGACACTGGTCAGGTCGGGGCGCCCGTTCAGGCAAGCAACCCGCGTCTCGGCGAAGACCCCGAGCTTTCTAATCGCTTCGGCGTGCGCGGCGGCGGCGCCCGGCCCGCTCCGGACGCCGTGGCAGCAGAGCAGCAGGCCGCTGCGGGCCAGGGCCGCGTCAGTGACTGGTGCCTTCGGAGAGGCGAGTCTTGTTGTAGACATTGTACTTTCCGGATGGCTTGACCAGTGGGATGCGCTTCACTTCCCGAAGCGTGCGCGCGTCGTAGACGACGATCGCGCCGTCCATGTCCCAGATGCTGACCAGGGCATGGCGGCCGTCGCGGGTGAACTCCACGTGGGCCGCGGTCTTGCCCGGGGCGGGCCGCAGCGTGGCCGCGATCTCGAGCGACTGCTTGTCGATCACGTGGAGCGCGTCGCGGTGCGGCCCGAAGAAGACGTCGGCCCAGGCGTAGGGGGAATTCTCGTGGCTGCGCATGAAGAAGCCGGGGCCCAGGGTGTCGAGCGTCTCGACGACCGACCACTCCTCCATGTCGATGAAGCTGATCTTCCCGCCCTTCAGATGCGGCGTGGCCATCACCCGCCGGCCGTCACGCATCCAGGAGATGCCGGAGCCGAGGTGCGGCAGGCCGGAGAGCGGCAGTTCGGCAATCTCCCGGCGCACGTCCAGATGCACCACGACGGCGCCGTCACCGTCCCGCGCCGAGCCAACCAGCTCGCGGTAGGAAGGCGTGAAGAAGAAGTCGTCGAGCGGCTGGGAAAGCTGGGTCCGGCGGATCGGAAAGCCGCCGTCCTTGGCCGGGATGGCCTCGACCATGCCCTTCTCGTAGTTGTGCACGAAGCCGCTGTAGTTGGGCGGCGGGTCCTCGGCGTAGGAGATCTCCCAGAGTTCCGGGACGTCCTTGAGCGCGACGATGAAGCTCTCGCGCGGCGCCGCCTGATAGACGGCCGAGACCCGGGACGAGGTCTTGCCGCGGAAGTCCGTGACCTCGATCACCTCGAGCAGCGACAGGTCCGCGGCGTCGAACAGAACTAGGCTATGGGGCAGGTAGTTGGCGACCGCCACCACGCGGCCGTCGTGGGAGATCGCCAGGTTGCGCGTGTTGATGCCGGCCCGCGCCTCGGCGACCACCTGGAGGCCGAAGAGGTCGTACTTGGTGATCCAGCCGTCGCGCGAGGCGAAGTAGACGAAGCGGCCGTCGGGCGAGAACTTCGGGCCGCCATGCAGGGCGAAGCGACTCTCGAAGCGGGTGATCGGCGCGAAGCGGTCGCCGTCGAGGATCGTGACGTGATGGTCGCCGCTCTCGACCACGACGAAAAGGTTGAGCGGGTCGGCGTCGTGAACCGGCGCCTCCGGGA
Encoded proteins:
- a CDS encoding glycosyl transferase family protein; protein product: MLHQGGEGVQDVIGAKALPEGRRDKDRSPAKTGDHPFAGFIRIIGRGKHLSRPLDRSEAAEAMAMILAGEVEAAQLGAFLLLLRYRGETPPELAGFVEAARDVMAVPTDLRADLDWPSYADRHRQLPYFLLAALLLAEQGVKVAMHGLAGVGSVTTPKVLEALGLAAVRSFGEAAEELEARSFTYLPIETFCPPLAGLFSLRPVLGVRSAANSFARELNPLGAPFQLQGVFHPTYLPLHQETARLLEQPRAAIFKGGGGEVQRNPEKPCRVATLSDGDAGKETWAASTPAARHPWRDETLDPATVVALWRGERAAPGPEAAVIGTAAIALKLLGRAESREQAEAQATELWHARPKLKYGS
- a CDS encoding CbiX/SirB N-terminal domain-containing protein; its protein translation is MSTTRLASPKAPVTDAALARSGLLLCCHGVRSGPGAAAAHAEAIRKLGVFAETRVACLNGRPDLTSVIQDMRAPRIFLVPFLMAEGYTAQKILGRIMGDEPESPERTRVCRPVGTHPRISEVLSASALRCCRDRGWPPRETSLIVMGHGTRRNANSGGTAWRHAQAIARRRDFAAVGTAFLDQPPSLESVLTRTESPHTVVVGLFADRGSHGESDVPRILERAGHDAAYAGPIGIAPEMPQLILDQVLEKEADVAQQTA
- a CDS encoding cytochrome D1 domain-containing protein, producing the protein TQMPAFGQDLTEPQIAALVGLIYAPLPEVPRWGAAEIEPSRQVTAAAARLPEAPVHDADPLNLFVVVESGDHHVTILDGDRFAPITRFESRFALHGGPKFSPDGRFVYFASRDGWITKYDLFGLQVVAEARAGINTRNLAISHDGRVVAVANYLPHSLVLFDAADLSLLEVIEVTDFRGKTSSRVSAVYQAAPRESFIVALKDVPELWEISYAEDPPPNYSGFVHNYEKGMVEAIPAKDGGFPIRRTQLSQPLDDFFFTPSYRELVGSARDGDGAVVVHLDVRREIAELPLSGLPHLGSGISWMRDGRRVMATPHLKGGKISFIDMEEWSVVETLDTLGPGFFMRSHENSPYAWADVFFGPHRDALHVIDKQSLEIAATLRPAPGKTAAHVEFTRDGRHALVSIWDMDGAIVVYDARTLREVKRIPLVKPSGKYNVYNKTRLSEGTSH